Proteins from one Molothrus aeneus isolate 106 chromosome 27, BPBGC_Maene_1.0, whole genome shotgun sequence genomic window:
- the LOC136567127 gene encoding proline-rich protein 2-like — MSQAGSSWRCPREPPAPAAHPPARGGPGAAPPLPPEGRAGGLTVIWGGTEPAERKQDEATRLPKKQRDGSAQPCHGGTLGGGDTRDPQVPPVSPPPAQRVGGTGAVPGLGGFPPRRIGPGATPGASVCPPQRRGRRRRWHTRKDTRSSPAPPRRWGIPAWCRGLPEKIPPQRPAGTPGTAAESGGHGHSPHVPRPGRDSRDPPRDTPNPRGDPIPIPPASGGDARQGPLYLPGAPRCHPPRRCHPRGVPPPLPPPRPLTCHGPVLRGASGGPGGGGRCRLSARRSDTGDNSSVRGGRGLPRPTPPRLPRQGSDLEAAALASVLIVTAGGSSCTPPPQLSPLPPHRRGLSRPRTPRSLGTPGNPSVVPPPLANPPGHPLPAAAPRASRELGDPPEPGDSRDSREPRASPAPAATPGAEGGGGGPHPRRPPPPKFTHLPPTPGLRCPRALPPLTMARRRRHVRRRARDPGGSR; from the exons ATGTCCCAGGCCGGGAGCAGCTGGCGGTGCCCGCGGGAGCCCCCGGCCCCCGCTGCCCACCCGCCGGCgaggggcgggccgggggcggcacCGCCGCTGCCCCCcgaaggcagggcaggggggctcACTGTGATTTGGGGGGGCACAGAACCGGCTGAGAGGAAGCAGGACGAGGCCACGCGGCTCCCCAAAAAGCAGCGGGATGGCTCAGCCCAGCCGTGCCACGGGGGGACCCTCGGGGGTGGCGACACCCGCGACCCCCaggtcccccccgtgtccccccccccgGCACAGCGGGTTGGGGGCACAGGTGCAGTGCCCGGCCTGGGGGGGTTTCCCCCACGCAGAATCGGGCCCGGTGCCACCCCTGGGGCGTCCGTGTGTCCCCCACAGCGCAGGGGGAGGCGCAGGAGGTGGCACACCCGCAAGGACACCCGAAgctccccggccccgccgcgacGCTGGGGGATCCCCGCCTGGTGCCGGGGTCTCCCCGAGAAAATCCCTCCGCAGAGACCCGCCGGGACACCCGGCACCGCCGCTGAATCCGGGGGACACGGCCACAGCCCCCATGTCCCAAGGCCTGGCAGAGACAGCCGTGATCCCCCCCGCGACACCCCCAACCCAAGGGGGgaccccatccccatcccgcCCGCCTCGGGAGGGGACGCGCGGCAGGGGCCACTGTACCTGCCTGGGGCCCCGCGG TGTCACCCCCCCCGCCGCTGCCACCCCCGGGGTGTTCCCCCGCCGCTGCCACCCCCGCGCCCGCTCACTTGCCACGGCCCCGTGCTACGAGGAGCGTCGGGGggccccgggggcggcgggcgctgccggcTCTCGGCTCGGCGGAGCGACACTGGCGACAACAGCAGCGTGCGGGGGGGTCGAGGGCTTCCCCGCCCCACGCCCCCGCGTCTCCCCCGGCAGGGCAGTGACCTTGAGGCCGCGGCGCTGGCG AGCGTCCTCATTGTCACTGCCGGGGGCTCCTCCTGCACCCCCCCGCCCCAACTCTCCCCCCTGCCGCCGCACCGGAGGGGGCTGAGCAGGCCTCGGACACCCCGGAGCCTGGGAACACCGGGGAACCCCTCCGTGGTGCCCCCTCCCCTTGCCAACCCTCCCGGGCACCCCCTCCCCGCCGCTGCGCCGAGGGCTTCCCGCGAGCTGGGGGATCCCCCCGAGCCGGGGGATTCCCGGGATTCCCGCGAGCCACGGGCTTCCCCAGCACCGGCAGCCACCCCTGGAGCGgagggggggggtgggggtccCCACCCTCgcagaccccccccccccaaattcacccacCTGCCGCCAACCCCCGGCCTCCGCTGCCCTcgggcgctgccgccgctgACCATGGCCCGGCGGCGGCGACACGTGCGGCGCCGAGCCCGGGATCCCGGCGGGTCCCGGTAG
- the CCDC124 gene encoding coiled-coil domain-containing protein 124 encodes MPKKFQGENSKSAAARARRAEAKAAAEARRQQELEDELWKDEDKHVLRKEQRKEEREKRRLEQLERRKELQRLLEEEDSKLKGKSPKQGNPGKITRAQIEENVRKEQQQRENTDAGEKEKSHLELPLEENLNRRLPEEGSVEARSIEDAIAALSVSQPLERHPERRLRAAFAAFEELQLPRLRRDNPNMRLSQLRQLLKKEWMRSPENPLNQRHKPYNSHQ; translated from the exons ATGCCCAAGAAATTCCAGGGGGAGAACAGCAAGTCGGCAGCGGCACGCGCCCGCAGGGCCGAGGCCAAGGCGGCGGCGGAGGCACGgcggcagcaggagctggaggatgaGCTCTGGAAGGATGAGGACAAACACGTcctgaggaaggagcagaggaag GAGGAGCGGGAGAAGCGgcgcctggagcagctggagcgcCGCAAGGAGCTGCAgcggctgctggaggaggaggactCCAAGCTCAAAGGGAAAAGTCCCAAGCagggaaatcctgggaaaattACCCGGGCCCAGATCGAGGAGAATGTCcgcaaggagcagcagcagagggaaaacacAGATGCAG gggagaaggagaaatCACACCTGGAGCTGCCGCTGGAGGAGAACCTGAACCGGCGGCTGCCCGAGGAGGGCTCTGTGGAGGCGCGCAGCATCGAGGACGCCATCGCCGCCCTCAG cgtgtcccagcccctggagcGCCACCCCGAGCGCCGGCTCCGCGCCGCCTTCGCCGCCTtcgaggagctgcagctgccacgcCTGCGGCGGGACAACCCCAACATGCGGCTGAGCCAGCTGCGCCAGCTGCTCAAGAAGGAGTGGATGAGATCCCCCGAGAACCCCCTGAACCAGCGCCACAAACCCTACAACAGCCACCAATAG